TGCCAAAAACAAATTCGGCTCGTGGGGGTTTTGAATCATTTCGACAAGTTACTTAAATTTCCTTGTAACGCCCGCCATTGGCAGCAGAGCTGACCAGATAGGCATAACGCCGCAGCACCGGGTAAGGGCAATCCTTCTTGGGCACCACAAGGGCGGCGCGCCGCTTGGCAAGCTCGGCCTCGTCCACAAGCAGGTCCAGCTTGCGGTTGGGAATGTCGATATGGATGGTATCGCCTTCGTGCACAAGAGCGATAACACCACCGTCCGCCGCTTCGGGCGAAATGTGCCCTATGGCCGCGCCATTGGTGCCGCCGGAGAAACGGCCGTCCGTCAGCAGGGCAACATCCTTGCCAAGGCCCATGCCTGTGATGGCCGCTGTGGGCGAGAGCATTTCGCGCATGCCGGGGCCGCCGCGCGGGCCTTCGTAGCGGATCACAACGCCGTCCCCGGCCTTGATCTTGCCGTCAAGAATGGCCTTCATGGCGTCTTCTTCCGACTCAAACACGCGGGCCGTGACGTCGCGGCACATCATTTCCGGAGCAACCGCAGACTGCTTGACCACAGCGCCCTCGGGGGCCAGGCTGCCACGCAGGATGGCAATGCCGCCCTGCTTGGAATAGGGATTCTCAACACTGCGGATCACTTCAGGGTTCATGACGCGGGCGTTCATGTCCTTAAGGTTTTCGCCCACGGTCTTGCCCGTGGCGGTCATGCAGTCCTTGTTGATGAGGCCCAGCTTATCCAGCTCGGTCATGACGGCAGGGATGCCGCCCGCGTTGTCCAGATCAACCATGTAATGCTTGCCCGCCGGGGAAAGCTTGCACAGATTGGGGCTCTTTTTGCTGACTTCGTCAAAAATTTCCAGGCCAAGCTTCAATCCGGCCTCGCCGAACACGGCGGGCAGGTGCAGCACGGTGTTGGTGGAGCAGCCAAGGGCCATATCCACGGCAACGGCGTTAGCAACGGACTTGGGCGTTACGATGTCCAGCGGGCGGATGTTCTTGCGCAGCAGATCCATAACCCGCATGCCCGCCGTTTTGGCAAGGCGGATGCGCGCGCCGCTCACAGCGGGGATGGTGCCGTTGCCGGGCAGGGCCACGCCGATGGTTTCAGACAGACAGTTCATGGAATTGGCCGTGAACATGCCCGCGCAAGCGCCGCAGCCGGGACAGGCGCGTTCTGCCATGTATTCCAGTTCTTCTTCGGTCATAGCGCCGCTGCGCACCTTGCCCACAGCTTCAAACACGGTGATGAGATCGCCGCGCTTGCCGGGGCCTATGTCCCCGGGCAGCATGGGGCCGCCGGAAACCAGCACCGAGGGAATGTTCAGGCGCATCATGGCCATGAGCATACCGGGAACGCACTTGTCGCAGTTGGGAATGAACACCAGAGCGTCAAAGGCGTGACCGCGCGCCATAATTTCAATGGAATCCGCGATGAATTCACGCGAGGGCAGAGAAAAACGCATGCCTTCATGGTTCATGGCCAGACCGTCGCACACGGCAATAGCCGGGAACTGCAGCGGCGTACCGCCCGACATACGTACACCGGCCTTGACCGCGTCGGCCAGGCTGTTCAGGTGCATATGCCCGGGAACGACCTCGCTGGCGGCGTTCACAATGCCTACCAAGGGGCGTTCCATTTCTTCTCTGGTAAGGCCCAGAGCATAGAGCAGGGAGCGGTGGGGGGCTTTTTCCAGCCCGGACTTCATTTTTTTGCTGCGTGCTTCATCATCCATGACGGTATCCTTATGGTATGAACAACAAACATTCCTCTTGCGCCCGCAATCGGAATGAGAATGGTACGGTAATTTTTTACGCCCGTAAACACGCCATAGCCGCTCCTGCCTGAGTGGCGCGCCACAACCGGACGTTGTATAATCCCACGCTGAACAGGTATTTTTTCTGCACTGCCCTCAGCCACTTGAGCGCGCCGCCGAAGTGAGCTAATTTCCCGGCATGCAAAGCTCTACCCCAACCCTGGCCCGCCGCTACATATTCAAGCTCGTGGCCAACATCGCCTCCGTCCCGGTCTACCTTGTCATGGAGGCCATTCTGCCCCGCGCTCTCGGGCCGCAGATGTACGGCAATTACAGCTTTGCCACCAACCTGTTCCAGCAGCTTTCCGGCTTTCTGGATATGGGAACCTCCACCTGCTTTTACAATTCCCTCTCGCGCCGTCAGGCAGAGACCGGCCTCATTGGCTTTTACATGCGCGCCACAGCGGCGGTATTCGCCATTATTTTGCTGGCCGCAGGCCTGCTGCAGATTCCTGCAGCTGGCGAGTTGCTCATGCCAGATGTGCCCCTCTGGCTCGCGCCGCTGGCAGCCCTGTGGGCTTTTCTGACATGGTGGGGCCGTGTGTTGCGCTCCATGAACGATGCCGTGGGCGCGACTGTTTCTTCCGAAATGGTGCGCACCGTTGTTTCGCTGTTTACGGTGGGCTTGCTGGGGCTCATGTTCTGGGCCGACTGGCTGAACATCCACACGCTCTTTGCCCAGCAATACCTCATGCTGGGGGCAACGGCCCTTGGCTACTGGCTGGTTACGCGCACCTACTGGCGGCAGGCGGGCATTCCTCTGCACTTCCGGCTCACGCCTGAGCAGACGCGCGCCTATGGGCGGGAGTTTTTCAATTATAGCCACCCGCTGTTTGTGCAGGCCCTGCTTTCCTTTTTGCTCCTCACAGCCGAGCGCTGGCTGCTGCAATGGTTTGACGGCAGCGTGGAGCAGGGCTTTTTTGCCCTTTCCCAAAAAGTCAGCATGGCCTGCTTTCTTTTTGTTTCAGCCATGACGCCTCTGGTCATGCGCGAGCTTTCCATCGCCTGGGGCAACAATGACCGTGAGGCCATGGGCCGCCTGCTCACGCGTTTTGCCCCGCTGCTCTACGTGGTGGCTGCCTATTTTTCGTGCTTTACGCTGGCCGAAGGTTCCGCCCTGGTGAATTTTTTCGGTGGCGCGCAGTTTGCCGCTGCGACCCTTCCTGTACAGATCATGGCGCTCTACCCCCTGCATCAGGCCTATGGGCAGCTTGCGGGATCGGTTTTTCACGCCACGGGCCGTACCAAGGTGCTGCGCAATATGGCGGCGCTGGAATGCATTTACGGTTTCAGCACGGCGTGGTTTCTGCTTGCGCCGCCCGAATATTTCGGGCTTGGCCTCGGTGCCGTGGGACTGGCGATCAAAACCGTGTGCGTACAGGTCATCACCGTCAACGTCTATCTTTGGCTGGCCTCGCGCTTTATACCCCTCAAGTTTTGGCGCAACGTGGCCCACCAGATATGGAGCCTAGCAGTTCTGCTGCTGCTGGCCTTTGGCTGCCGCCAGCTTACGCTCTATCTTGGCATTGGCGATGTGGATTCCCTGCCGCGTTTTCTTGTTTCCGGCGTCATCTACACTGCGGCTATCGGCCTGCTCTGCCTGAGCATGCCTGCGGTCATGGGTTTTTCACGGCAGGAATTGCGCGAAGTATTCATCCGGTTCAGCAAATCCAGGTCACACGGCTAACACCCCACCGACTAAATAGAAAGGCCGGACTGAGGTCTGCTCCCCGTCAAGAGTGCAGGCCCAAAAGGCCAGGACGAATAATCAAACGGCCAGCTTTTTCCAAAATTCTATTGGAGAGAGCTGGCCGAGCCTTTTTTAAGATATCTTCGTAGTATAAAAACGTATGTGTTCTTCTAGCAGAACGACGGTTTCTGCTAGCTGCACACCTCTTCCCTGTCACCGCTTCGGTTAGTTTTTGTGGGACAGATAGCTATGGTAGCAATTTGTATGGGTTAATCTTTGCCGTCTGGTAGTGCCTGCTTCATGCAGGTTTAAAGTCCTACCCATTGGCGATGGTTGCTATGGGGTGTTTCTTGCGTTTGGTAAGTGCACTAAAAATAAAGTAATACAGGAGTAAGCTGTTTTCAGGCTTCATATTTCATGGCTTCCACATTGCAAGAAGCGGCAAAATTCAGGTAAACTTTTTTAAAAAAATGTCGTTAGGGAGATGAGGAGTACCAAACTGTGCGCAAGTGAGGTGTCGGAATGGACTTTTTTGATGATATTTTGACAGCCACATATTTAAAGAAGGCCAGCTTGAGCCTTCTGCTGGATAGTTTGCCGCAGTCAGTGCCCCCAACGTACACATCCGGCAAAGAAATGCTTGCCGCAGCGTTGACCGGGCGAATCAGGACTGATGCATCCATGCTGCGGCAAGGGGCGAAAAATGCAACGGAAGGGGCAAATATAGCCACGCTGATCGCAACGTCCACATCCACGGTGCGCGACAACCTGAACCAGATGTTAACTCTTGCCCAAGAGGTAAAGGCCGATCCCACCAAGGGCAGCGCCAACGGCGCTGCGTTTACAGCCCTTGCCGGAGAGCTCTCGTCAGTTGTTTCTGGCACAAAATACAATAATATTTCTTTGTTAGACAAAACTGGCTGGACGAATGACAGTCGTCTTACAATCAGCGGCGATGGAAAGTCCTCGACCTTCAAACTACAGCTGGGATACGGCAGCTCAACCTTTACTCTAAACGATTTGTCGTATCTTAATTACCTGAAGAGTGTTGATTTAAGCAGCGGATCACTTAATATAGATGCGCTTATCAGTGATCTTTCAGCACAAATAAATACAGTTGATGTGATATATAGTAAGAATAATTCGCTGTCAGGGTCTTACAAAAGCGAGGCAAATGTCCTGGTGGAGCAGGCAGACATTCTGAATAAGGCCGCGCAGGATGCGATGCCGAGTGAGGAAGACCCTCTTTTGCGGGATATTGGCAGTATTATTTCCACAACATCCTGAGCACTGTTGTTGTGCAAATCTCTTCGGGGCTTGCATCGGTTTATATCCCGGCAATGCTCCCACTCACCAACATTTCGGATTTTTTTGCATTTCTCCCCGCGCAATAACCACTAACACTGAACCTTATTGAAAGGCGTCACAAGCGGCTCTTGCACATGTTCCGCCTGTGACGCTTTTTTATGTTGTCTACATGATGGGGAGCATTGCAGCGCAGCGTGGGTCCCTTTATAGCGCGAGCCACTCAGAATGGGGCACAAAATCCAGCCCCGGACTTTACACTGCCGCATCAAGCAGCAGATTGTCCCTATGGATCACCTCGGGGTAGTGCGCATCGCCCAGAATGGCTGCGACCTCGTGCCTTTTCAGGCCCATAATTTTTTTCAGGTCTGAAGTGCTGTAGTTGGAGAGCCCCACGCCGAGGCTTTGCCCTTCGTGCAGCACACGCACCAGCCCGCCCTGCTGAAAGCTGCCCTCAACGCGAAACACGCCGCCGGGCAAAAGGCTGCCGCCCTTGTGCAGCAGGGCCTTGGCCGCGCCTGCGTCCACATGCACGCTGCCCGCCGGGTCTGACTGATAGGCCAGCCAGAATTTACGGCGCGGTATGGCATGCCGCGCAGGGCAAACCCATGTGCCGCCCGCAAAGGGTTCAAGCCCCTGCGGAGCCGGACAAATACCGCTGGCGGCAAAGGCCCGCGTGATGATCTCCGGCTCGCGCCCAGGCAAAATCAGCGTGGGCACACCAATCTGCGCGGCGCGGCGGGCCGCCAGCAGCTTGGAATACATGCCGCCGGTGCCTACGGAAGTCTTGCCGCCGCAAAGCTGACCCAGATCAAGGGCCGCCACGTCATCGATATGATCCATGATGGGGGCGTTGGGGTCCTTTTGCGGATCTGCAGCCAGAACGCCCGAGGCGGACGTGAGATTGATAAACAGATCCGCCCCGGTCAGATTGACCAAAAGGCTTGCAAGGCAGTCGTTATCGCCGAACTTCAGTTCGCTGATGGACACCGTGTCGTTTTCGTTGACAATGGGCAGCACGCCCCATTCCAACAGTTCGGCAAAGGTATTGCGGGCATTGAGGAAGCGCTGACGCGCGCGCAGGTCATCGCGGGTCAGCAGAACCTGGGCGGTGGGCATGCGGTGGGCCAGAAAAACCTTGTCCCAGCTCTGCATAAGCTGCCCCTGCCCCACTGCTGCCGCAGCCTGACGCGCCGCGAGGCCCGTGGTCTCAACCACATGCCCACGCGTGGCAAGCGCCGCCCGCCCAGCGGCCACAGCACCGGAAGAAACCAGCACCAGACGGCGCGGCTCCGCTCCCCCTGCGCTACCGGATGCGGCATCAGCCGCTGGCAGCAGATTGCGCAGGCGCGCCAGCTGCCCAGCCAGATTTTCCAGTACGGGCATGCTCAGGCCCTGGGCATCGGTGAGTACGGCGCTGCCTACCTTGACGACCACCACCCGCGCCTGGGCAAGCACCCGTGCGCGTTCCTGCCGCCAGTCTTCCGTCGGCGCTGTCATATATGCTCCACAGACCGCTACTCGCGGGTATAGATCACTTCAATTTCGGGGAAGTCCTCTTCCTCATCGCCGTCTGTATCGGCAAAATGCAGAATAGGCGCGTGGCTGGCGGTTTCGTCACGCATGCGCCAAAGCTCTTCCACCAAGGGCTCAACGTCGATATTGTCCCTCGCGGAAATAAAGAAGATATTGCGGCCATCGGCCTTGGCTCTGCTTTTCAGTTCTTCCAGGCGTTCAGGGCTGATGAGGTCGATCTTGTTGACCACCTCGATCTGCTGCCTCTCGCCCAATTCTTCGTCAAAGCGGCGCAGTTCTTCATTGATGAGGTTAAAGCCCGCCCAGGGATCATCCTCGCCCACATCCTCCACGCTGAGAATATGCACAAGAAAACGTGTGCGCTCCACATGCTTGAGAAAACGCAGTCCAAGGCCCTGGCCTTCGTGCGCGCCTTCAATGAGGCCGGGGATGTCGGCAATGACCATGCGCCTGTCGGGATCCACTTCGTCAATCATCACGCCGAGGTTGGGCGTGAGCGTGGTGAAGGGATAGGCCGCGATCTTGGGACGCGCCGCCGAAACCTGCGAAATAAAGGTGGATTTGCCCGCATTGGGCAAGCCCAACAGACCGGCATCGGCCAGAATCTTCAGTTCAAGGCGCAGATTTTTTTCTTCGCCTGGTTCGCCGGGCTGGCAAAAACGCGGGGCGCGCATGGTGGAAGACTTGAAATGT
This genomic window from Desulfovibrio sp. UIB00 contains:
- the ilvD gene encoding dihydroxy-acid dehydratase translates to MDDEARSKKMKSGLEKAPHRSLLYALGLTREEMERPLVGIVNAASEVVPGHMHLNSLADAVKAGVRMSGGTPLQFPAIAVCDGLAMNHEGMRFSLPSREFIADSIEIMARGHAFDALVFIPNCDKCVPGMLMAMMRLNIPSVLVSGGPMLPGDIGPGKRGDLITVFEAVGKVRSGAMTEEELEYMAERACPGCGACAGMFTANSMNCLSETIGVALPGNGTIPAVSGARIRLAKTAGMRVMDLLRKNIRPLDIVTPKSVANAVAVDMALGCSTNTVLHLPAVFGEAGLKLGLEIFDEVSKKSPNLCKLSPAGKHYMVDLDNAGGIPAVMTELDKLGLINKDCMTATGKTVGENLKDMNARVMNPEVIRSVENPYSKQGGIAILRGSLAPEGAVVKQSAVAPEMMCRDVTARVFESEEDAMKAILDGKIKAGDGVVIRYEGPRGGPGMREMLSPTAAITGMGLGKDVALLTDGRFSGGTNGAAIGHISPEAADGGVIALVHEGDTIHIDIPNRKLDLLVDEAELAKRRAALVVPKKDCPYPVLRRYAYLVSSAANGGRYKEI
- a CDS encoding lipopolysaccharide biosynthesis protein gives rise to the protein MQSSTPTLARRYIFKLVANIASVPVYLVMEAILPRALGPQMYGNYSFATNLFQQLSGFLDMGTSTCFYNSLSRRQAETGLIGFYMRATAAVFAIILLAAGLLQIPAAGELLMPDVPLWLAPLAALWAFLTWWGRVLRSMNDAVGATVSSEMVRTVVSLFTVGLLGLMFWADWLNIHTLFAQQYLMLGATALGYWLVTRTYWRQAGIPLHFRLTPEQTRAYGREFFNYSHPLFVQALLSFLLLTAERWLLQWFDGSVEQGFFALSQKVSMACFLFVSAMTPLVMRELSIAWGNNDREAMGRLLTRFAPLLYVVAAYFSCFTLAEGSALVNFFGGAQFAAATLPVQIMALYPLHQAYGQLAGSVFHATGRTKVLRNMAALECIYGFSTAWFLLAPPEYFGLGLGAVGLAIKTVCVQVITVNVYLWLASRFIPLKFWRNVAHQIWSLAVLLLLAFGCRQLTLYLGIGDVDSLPRFLVSGVIYTAAIGLLCLSMPAVMGFSRQELREVFIRFSKSRSHG
- the proB gene encoding glutamate 5-kinase → MTAPTEDWRQERARVLAQARVVVVKVGSAVLTDAQGLSMPVLENLAGQLARLRNLLPAADAASGSAGGAEPRRLVLVSSGAVAAGRAALATRGHVVETTGLAARQAAAAVGQGQLMQSWDKVFLAHRMPTAQVLLTRDDLRARQRFLNARNTFAELLEWGVLPIVNENDTVSISELKFGDNDCLASLLVNLTGADLFINLTSASGVLAADPQKDPNAPIMDHIDDVAALDLGQLCGGKTSVGTGGMYSKLLAARRAAQIGVPTLILPGREPEIITRAFAASGICPAPQGLEPFAGGTWVCPARHAIPRRKFWLAYQSDPAGSVHVDAGAAKALLHKGGSLLPGGVFRVEGSFQQGGLVRVLHEGQSLGVGLSNYSTSDLKKIMGLKRHEVAAILGDAHYPEVIHRDNLLLDAAV
- the obgE gene encoding GTPase ObgE, whose product is MRFVDEARIQVRAGKGGHGCLSFRREKFVPRGGPDGGNGGDGGSVLLKADGRLLSLYDFRLKRLYEARNGRPGEGSQCDGKKGEDMVLHLPVGTLVFVEGPDGEELLADLSDPEAEVMVARGGRGGKGNEHFKSSTMRAPRFCQPGEPGEEKNLRLELKILADAGLLGLPNAGKSTFISQVSAARPKIAAYPFTTLTPNLGVMIDEVDPDRRMVIADIPGLIEGAHEGQGLGLRFLKHVERTRFLVHILSVEDVGEDDPWAGFNLINEELRRFDEELGERQQIEVVNKIDLISPERLEELKSRAKADGRNIFFISARDNIDVEPLVEELWRMRDETASHAPILHFADTDGDEEEDFPEIEVIYTRE